One window of Marmota flaviventris isolate mMarFla1 chromosome 5, mMarFla1.hap1, whole genome shotgun sequence genomic DNA carries:
- the LOC139705637 gene encoding olfactory receptor 2W3-like: protein MDRTNGSTQSHFILLGFSDCPHLERVLFVVILIAYLLTLVGNSTIILVSRLDSQLHTPMYFFLTHLSFLDLSFTTSSIPQLLHNLSGRDKTISYVGCMVQLFLFLGLGGVECLLLAVMAYDRFVAVCKPLHYTVIMSSRLCLGLVSVAWGCGMANSLVMSPVTLRLPRCGHNKVDHFLCEMPALIRMACVNTVAIEGTVFVLAVGIVLSPLVFILVSYGHIVRAVFRIQSSSGRHRIFNTCGSHLTVVSLFYGNIIYMYMQPGHSSSQDQGKFLTLFYNIVTPLLNPLIYTLRNKEVKGALRRLLLGNRKGGKE, encoded by the coding sequence ATGGACAGGACCAACGGCAGCACCCAGAGCCACTTCATCCTCCTGGGTTTCTCTGACTGCCCCCACCTGGAGAGGGTCCTCTTTGTGGTCATCCTGATAGCCTACCTGCTGACCCTGGTGGGCAACAGCACCATCATCCTGGTGTCTCGGCTGGACTCCCAGCTCCacacgcccatgtacttcttcctcaccCACCTGTCCTTCCTGGACCTCAGCTTCACCACCAGCTCCATCCCCCAGCTGCTCCACAACCTGAGTGGCCGTGACAAGACCATCAGCTATGTGGGCTGCATGGTCCAGCTCTTCCTGTTCCTGGGCCTGGGTGGAGTGGAGTGTCTACTGCTGGCCGTCATGGCCTATGACAGGTTTGTGGCTGTCTGCAAGCCCCTGCACTACACGGTGATCATGAGTTCCAGGCTCTGCCTGGGCTTGGTGTCAGTGGCCTGGGGCTGTGGAATGGCCAACTCCTTGGTCATGTCTCCAGTGACCCTACGATTACCCCGCTGCGGGCACAACAAGGTGGACCATTTCCTGTGTGAGATGCCAGCCCTGATCCGCATGGCCTGCGTCAACACAGTGGCCATAGAAGGCACTGTCTTTGTCCTGGCCGTGGGCATCGTGCTGTCTCCCCTGGTCTTCATCTTGGTGTCCTATGGCCACATCGTCAGGGCTGTGTTCAGAATCCAGTCGTCCTCAGGAAGACACAGAATCTTCAAcacctgtggctcccacctcACAGTGGTCTCCCTGTTCTACGGGAACATCATCTACATGTACATGCAGCCAGGACACAGCTCCTCCCAGGACCAGGGCAAGTTCCTCACCCTCTTCTACAACATCGTCACCCCCCTCCTGAACCCCCTGATCTACACCCTCAGAAACAAGGAGGTGAAGGGGGCACTGAGAAGGCTGCTGCTGGGGAACAGGAAGGGGGGTAAGGAGTGA